A region from the Enterobacter roggenkampii genome encodes:
- the pyrC gene encoding dihydroorotase has translation MTAQPQVLKIRRPDDWHIHLRDGDMLKTVVPYTSEIYGRAIVMPNLVPPVTTVDAAIAYRQRILDAVPAGHDFTPLMTCYLTDSLDPNEVERGFNEGVFTAAKLYPANATTNSSHGVTSIDAIMPVLERMQKLGMPLLVHGEVTHAEIDIFDREARFIETVMEPLRQRLPALKVVFEHITTKDAAEYVRDGNDLIAATITPQHLMFNRNHMLVGGVRPHLYCLPILKRNIHQQALRELVASGFSRAFLGTDSAPHGRHRKEASCGCAGCFNAPTALASYATVFEEMNALEHFEAFCSLNGPRFYGLPVNDTFIELERKASHVEESIALTDDTLIPFLAGETVSWTVKR, from the coding sequence ATGACTGCACAACCCCAGGTTCTTAAAATCCGCCGCCCTGACGACTGGCATATCCATCTGCGTGATGGCGATATGCTGAAAACCGTCGTGCCTTATACCAGCGAAATTTATGGCCGCGCGATTGTCATGCCTAACCTGGTGCCACCAGTCACCACCGTCGATGCCGCGATAGCCTATCGCCAGCGCATTCTCGACGCCGTTCCTGCGGGACACGATTTTACCCCGTTGATGACCTGCTATCTGACCGATTCACTGGATCCGAACGAAGTGGAGCGCGGGTTTAACGAAGGCGTCTTTACGGCAGCGAAACTCTACCCGGCGAATGCCACCACCAACTCCAGCCACGGCGTCACCAGCATTGATGCCATTATGCCGGTGCTGGAACGCATGCAGAAACTGGGTATGCCGCTGCTGGTTCACGGCGAAGTAACGCATGCCGAGATTGATATCTTCGACCGCGAAGCCCGTTTTATCGAGACCGTGATGGAGCCTTTGCGCCAGCGCCTGCCCGCGCTGAAGGTGGTCTTCGAGCATATCACCACCAAAGACGCGGCAGAGTACGTGCGTGACGGCAACGATCTTATCGCCGCCACCATTACGCCACAGCACCTGATGTTTAACCGTAACCACATGCTGGTGGGCGGGGTGCGCCCTCACCTCTACTGCCTGCCTATTCTTAAGCGCAACATCCACCAGCAGGCGCTGCGCGAGCTGGTCGCCAGCGGGTTCTCCCGCGCGTTCCTCGGTACCGATTCCGCGCCTCACGGCCGCCATCGTAAAGAGGCAAGCTGCGGCTGCGCGGGCTGCTTCAACGCCCCAACGGCGCTTGCCAGCTACGCAACCGTGTTTGAAGAGATGAACGCGCTGGAACATTTCGAAGCATTCTGCTCCCTTAACGGCCCGCGCTTCTACGGCCTGCCGGTCAACGACACCTTCATCGAACTGGAGCGTAAAGCGAGCCACGTTGAGGAGTCCATTGCGCTGACGGACGACACGCTGATTCCCTTCCTGGCGGGTGAAACCGTAAGCTGGACGGTAAAACGTTAA
- a CDS encoding YceI family protein: protein MKKHLLGIALGSLLFTAGSAVAADYKIDKEGQHAFVNFRIQHLGYSWLYGTFKDFDGTFTFDEKNPAADKVNVTINTNSVDTNHAERDKHLRSGEFLNVAKFPQATFTSTEVKKEGDKLNITGNLTLNGVTKPVTLDAKLLGQGDDPWGGKRAGFEAAGKIHLKDFNITTDLGPASQDVELIISVEGVQQKS, encoded by the coding sequence ATGAAAAAACACCTGCTGGGTATCGCACTGGGTTCTTTGTTATTCACCGCCGGCTCCGCCGTGGCGGCGGATTATAAAATAGATAAAGAGGGCCAGCACGCTTTCGTCAATTTCCGTATTCAGCACCTGGGATATAGCTGGCTGTACGGCACCTTTAAGGATTTTGACGGCACATTCACCTTTGACGAAAAAAATCCCGCAGCCGATAAAGTCAATGTGACCATTAATACGAACAGCGTCGACACGAACCACGCAGAGCGCGATAAACATCTGCGCAGTGGGGAATTCCTCAACGTCGCGAAATTCCCGCAGGCGACCTTCACTTCTACTGAGGTGAAGAAAGAGGGTGATAAGCTGAATATTACCGGCAACCTGACGCTTAACGGCGTAACCAAACCGGTCACGCTTGATGCGAAATTACTGGGCCAGGGTGACGATCCGTGGGGCGGTAAACGCGCAGGCTTCGAAGCGGCAGGGAAAATTCACCTGAAAGATTTTAACATCACAACGGATTTAGGCCCGGCGTCTCAGGACGTGGAGCTGATTATTTCCGTTGAAGGTGTACAGCAGAAATCATAA
- the dinI gene encoding DNA damage-inducible protein I, giving the protein MRIEVTIAKTTVLPAGALDALAGELSRRINNTFPDNAGAVTVRYAAANNLSVIGAAKEDKDRISEILQETWESADDWFITD; this is encoded by the coding sequence ATGCGTATTGAAGTCACCATAGCCAAAACTACCGTTCTGCCTGCCGGCGCGCTTGATGCACTGGCAGGCGAATTATCCCGTCGTATTAACAACACCTTTCCCGACAACGCGGGTGCCGTCACGGTGCGTTACGCCGCGGCGAACAACCTCTCCGTCATTGGCGCCGCAAAAGAAGATAAAGATCGCATCAGCGAAATCCTCCAGGAAACGTGGGAAAGCGCTGACGACTGGTTCATCACGGATTAA
- the rimJ gene encoding ribosomal protein S5-alanine N-acetyltransferase, with protein sequence MFGYRSNVPKVRLTTDRLVVRLVHERDAWRLADYYAENRQFLKPWEPVRDESHCYPSGWQARLSMITEFHKQGSAFYFALLDPEEKEIIGIANFSNVVRGSFHACYLGYSIGQKWQGQGLMYEALTVAIRYMQRTQHIHRIMANYMPHNQRSGNLLARLGFEKEGYAKDYLLIDGEWRDHVLTALTTRDWTAGR encoded by the coding sequence ATGTTTGGCTATCGCAGCAATGTGCCAAAAGTGCGTCTGACAACGGACAGGCTGGTCGTTCGTCTGGTGCATGAGCGTGATGCCTGGCGTCTGGCGGATTATTACGCCGAGAATCGCCAGTTTTTAAAACCCTGGGAACCCGTTCGGGATGAGAGCCATTGTTACCCTTCCGGCTGGCAGGCGCGCCTCAGCATGATTACGGAATTTCACAAGCAGGGCAGCGCGTTTTATTTCGCGCTGCTGGATCCTGAAGAGAAAGAGATTATCGGGATCGCCAATTTTTCAAACGTGGTGCGGGGATCGTTTCACGCCTGCTACCTGGGCTACTCCATCGGCCAGAAGTGGCAGGGGCAGGGGCTGATGTACGAGGCGCTGACGGTAGCGATCCGCTATATGCAACGCACCCAGCACATTCATCGCATTATGGCGAACTATATGCCGCATAACCAGCGCAGCGGAAATCTGCTGGCGCGTTTAGGGTTCGAGAAAGAGGGTTACGCCAAAGACTATCTGCTGATAGACGGAGAGTGGCGCGACCACGTTCTGACGGCATTAACCACCCGGGACTGGACTGCAGGTCGTTAA
- the mdtH gene encoding multidrug efflux MFS transporter MdtH: MSRVSQARSLGKYFLLVDNMLVVLGFFVVFPLISIRFVDQMGWAALMVGIALGLRQFVQQGLGVFGGAIADRFGAKPMIVTGMLLRAAGFATMAVAQEPWLLWFSCFLSGIGGTLFDPPRTALVVKLIRPQHRGRFFSILMMQDSAGAVIGALLGSWLLQYDFRLVCAAGAVLFMLCALFNGLFLPAWKLSRVKAPVREGLGRVLRDRRFVTYVLTLTGYYMLAVQVMLMLPIMVNDIAGTPAAVKWMYAIEACLSLTLLYPIARWSERRFRLEHRLMAGLFLMTLSMMPIGLVNTLQQLFTLICTFYIGSIIAEPARETLSASLADARARGSYMGFSRLGLALGGALGYAGGGWLFDAGKALNQPELPWMMLGVVGFMTLLALWWQFSQKRSASGMLEPGA; the protein is encoded by the coding sequence ATGTCCCGCGTATCACAGGCCAGGAGCCTGGGTAAATATTTCCTGCTCGTCGATAACATGCTGGTCGTGCTCGGCTTTTTTGTCGTTTTTCCGCTTATTTCGATCCGCTTTGTCGATCAGATGGGCTGGGCGGCATTAATGGTCGGCATTGCCCTGGGGCTACGCCAGTTTGTCCAGCAGGGCCTGGGCGTCTTTGGCGGGGCTATCGCTGACCGCTTTGGCGCGAAACCGATGATCGTCACCGGTATGCTGCTGCGCGCGGCAGGGTTTGCCACGATGGCGGTCGCCCAGGAGCCCTGGCTGCTCTGGTTCTCCTGTTTCCTCTCCGGTATCGGGGGCACGCTGTTCGATCCGCCCCGCACCGCGCTGGTGGTAAAGCTGATTCGCCCGCAGCACCGCGGCCGTTTCTTCTCGATTCTGATGATGCAGGACAGCGCCGGGGCGGTTATCGGCGCCCTGCTGGGAAGCTGGCTGCTGCAGTATGACTTCCGTCTGGTCTGCGCGGCTGGGGCGGTGCTCTTTATGCTGTGCGCGCTGTTTAATGGCCTGTTCCTGCCGGCATGGAAACTGTCAAGGGTGAAAGCGCCGGTTCGGGAAGGGCTGGGCCGCGTCCTGCGCGACAGACGTTTTGTCACCTATGTGTTGACCCTGACGGGATATTACATGCTGGCCGTGCAGGTCATGCTGATGCTGCCGATCATGGTTAACGACATTGCAGGTACCCCTGCGGCGGTGAAATGGATGTACGCCATCGAAGCCTGCCTGTCGTTAACGCTCCTCTATCCGATTGCCCGCTGGAGCGAGCGGCGTTTTCGCCTGGAGCATCGCCTGATGGCCGGACTGTTCCTGATGACGCTGAGCATGATGCCGATCGGCCTGGTGAACACGCTCCAGCAGCTGTTTACGCTGATTTGCACGTTCTATATTGGCTCGATCATCGCCGAGCCTGCCCGCGAAACGCTGAGCGCCTCGCTTGCGGATGCGCGTGCACGCGGCAGCTATATGGGGTTCAGCCGACTGGGGCTGGCGCTTGGCGGGGCATTAGGTTACGCCGGCGGCGGCTGGTTGTTTGATGCTGGCAAAGCGTTAAATCAACCTGAACTTCCGTGGATGATGCTGGGCGTGGTGGGCTTTATGACGCTACTCGCCCTGTGGTGGCAGTTCAGCCAGAAACGCAGCGCGAGCGGCATGCTCGAGCCTGGCGCGTAG
- a CDS encoding YceH family protein translates to MKYQLNGTEARVIGCLLEKQVTTPEQYPLSVNAVTMACNQKTNREPVMNLSEHEVQDVLDALVKRHYLRTVSGFGNRVTKYEQRFCNSEFGDLKLSSAEVAVITTLLLRGAQTPGELRTRASRMHEFSDMQEVEQTLEGLAAREDGPYVVRLAREPGKRESRYMHLFSGDVDSSVKSSATDITAVDDDLVARVAALEDEVAGLKQRLDALLAHLGD, encoded by the coding sequence ATGAAGTATCAGCTAAACGGTACAGAAGCGCGCGTGATTGGGTGCTTACTCGAAAAACAGGTCACCACGCCGGAGCAGTATCCGCTGTCCGTCAACGCCGTGACCATGGCCTGCAACCAGAAGACCAACCGCGAGCCGGTGATGAACCTCAGCGAGCATGAGGTTCAGGACGTGCTGGATGCGCTGGTAAAACGTCACTATCTCCGCACCGTCAGCGGCTTCGGCAACCGCGTGACCAAATACGAACAGCGCTTCTGTAACTCCGAATTCGGTGACCTGAAGCTGAGCAGTGCGGAAGTGGCGGTCATCACCACGCTGTTGCTGCGCGGAGCGCAAACGCCGGGAGAACTGCGCACGCGCGCTTCCCGTATGCATGAGTTCAGCGATATGCAGGAGGTCGAGCAGACCCTCGAAGGGCTGGCCGCGCGTGAAGACGGTCCTTACGTGGTGCGTCTGGCGCGCGAGCCGGGCAAGCGTGAAAGCCGCTATATGCACCTGTTCAGCGGTGACGTTGATAGTTCAGTGAAATCCAGCGCAACTGACATAACGGCCGTAGATGATGATTTGGTTGCCCGCGTAGCGGCGCTGGAAGACGAGGTCGCCGGGCTGAAACAGCGTCTGGATGCCCTGCTGGCACATTTGGGAGACTGA
- a CDS encoding Gfo/Idh/MocA family protein — MKKLRIGVVGLGGIAQKAWLPVLGAATDWTLQGAWSPTREKAERICETWRMPYAASLQDLTRECDAVFVHTSTSTHYQVVSELLNAGVHVCVDKPLAENVPDAERLIELAARKKLTLMVGFNRRFAPLYQQLKAQSGTLASLRMDKHRTDSIGPNDLRFTLLDDYLHVVDTALWLAGSNAQLQSGTLLTNEQGEMVYAEHHFAIDHLQITTSMHRRAGSQRECVQAVTDGALYDITDMREWREEKGSGVVTLPAPGWQSTLEQRGFAGCARHFITCVQNQTVPETSGEQAIMAQRIVERLWREAMSE; from the coding sequence GTGAAAAAATTACGCATTGGCGTAGTAGGGCTGGGCGGTATTGCACAAAAAGCCTGGCTGCCGGTTCTGGGGGCAGCGACGGACTGGACGCTGCAAGGGGCATGGTCACCCACACGCGAGAAGGCCGAGCGGATCTGCGAAACCTGGCGTATGCCGTATGCGGCGTCGCTTCAGGATCTGACCCGCGAGTGCGATGCGGTCTTTGTGCATACCTCAACGTCTACCCACTATCAGGTCGTGAGCGAGCTGCTCAATGCGGGCGTTCACGTTTGCGTGGATAAACCGCTGGCGGAAAATGTTCCGGACGCGGAACGCCTGATTGAACTGGCGGCGCGTAAAAAACTGACGCTGATGGTCGGCTTCAACCGCCGCTTCGCGCCCCTTTACCAGCAGCTTAAGGCACAGTCGGGCACGCTTGCCTCGCTGCGGATGGATAAACACCGCACGGACAGCATCGGGCCAAACGATCTGCGCTTCACGCTGCTGGATGATTATCTCCACGTTGTGGATACGGCGCTGTGGCTCGCCGGTAGCAACGCGCAGCTGCAAAGTGGCACGCTGCTCACGAACGAGCAGGGTGAAATGGTCTACGCAGAACACCATTTCGCGATTGACCATCTGCAGATCACGACCAGCATGCATCGTCGTGCCGGCAGCCAGCGAGAATGCGTCCAGGCCGTCACCGACGGCGCGTTGTACGACATTACCGACATGCGTGAATGGCGGGAAGAGAAGGGCAGCGGCGTGGTGACGCTCCCCGCGCCTGGCTGGCAGAGCACGCTTGAACAGCGCGGTTTTGCCGGTTGCGCCCGCCACTTCATCACCTGCGTGCAAAATCAGACGGTTCCTGAAACGTCCGGCGAGCAGGCCATCATGGCGCAGCGCATTGTGGAAAGGCTCTGGCGCGAGGCCATGAGTGAATAA
- a CDS encoding rhodanese-related sulfurtransferase, giving the protein MPVLHNRVSNEMLKARMLAETEPRTTISFYKYFTIDDPQATRDALYQAFTALNVFGRVYLAREGINAQISVPESKVSAFRDVLYQFDPALNGLRLNIALDDDGKSFWVLRMKVRERIVADGIDDPEFNPADVGEYLKAAEVNAMLDDPDAVFIDMRNHYEYEVGHFENAMEIPADTFREQLPKAVEMMQEHKDKKIVMYCTGGIRCEKASAWMKHNGFNKVWHIEGGIIEYARRAREQGLPVRFIGKNFVFDERMGERISDDVIAQCHQCGAPCDTHTNCKNDGCHLLFIQCPACAEKFNGCCSELCSEESILPEEEQRRRRAGRENGNKIFNKSRGRLNTKLGIPDPE; this is encoded by the coding sequence ATGCCAGTGTTACACAACCGCGTTTCGAACGAGATGTTAAAAGCGCGTATGTTGGCTGAAACCGAACCGCGCACAACCATCTCATTCTATAAATACTTCACGATCGACGATCCGCAGGCGACCCGAGATGCGCTTTATCAGGCGTTCACGGCGCTGAACGTCTTCGGCCGCGTCTACCTTGCCCGTGAAGGCATCAACGCGCAGATTAGCGTACCGGAAAGCAAAGTCAGCGCCTTCCGCGACGTACTTTATCAATTTGACCCGGCCCTTAACGGCTTACGCCTGAACATTGCCCTGGATGATGACGGGAAATCCTTCTGGGTGCTGCGCATGAAGGTGCGTGAACGCATCGTGGCGGACGGTATCGACGATCCGGAGTTTAACCCGGCGGACGTCGGTGAATATCTGAAGGCGGCGGAAGTGAATGCGATGCTGGACGATCCGGATGCCGTGTTCATCGATATGCGTAACCACTATGAGTATGAAGTGGGGCATTTCGAGAATGCGATGGAGATTCCTGCTGATACCTTCCGCGAGCAGTTGCCGAAAGCGGTTGAGATGATGCAGGAGCATAAAGATAAAAAGATCGTTATGTACTGCACCGGCGGTATCCGCTGTGAGAAAGCCAGCGCGTGGATGAAGCACAACGGCTTCAATAAAGTCTGGCACATTGAAGGCGGCATTATTGAGTACGCTCGCCGCGCCCGTGAACAGGGGCTGCCGGTACGCTTTATCGGGAAAAACTTTGTCTTTGACGAGCGTATGGGTGAACGTATTTCGGATGACGTCATCGCCCAGTGCCACCAGTGCGGCGCGCCGTGCGATACCCACACCAACTGCAAAAACGACGGTTGTCATCTGCTGTTCATTCAGTGCCCGGCCTGTGCCGAGAAGTTTAACGGTTGCTGCAGCGAGCTGTGCAGTGAAGAGAGCATCCTGCCGGAAGAAGAGCAGCGTCGCCGTCGCGCAGGACGTGAAAACGGCAACAAGATTTTCAATAAATCTCGCGGTCGTCTGAATACCAAACTGGGTATCCCTGACCCGGAATGA
- the solA gene encoding N-methyl-L-tryptophan oxidase — protein sequence MRYDLIIIGSGSVGSAAGYYATQAGLKVLMIDSHLPPHAEGSHHGDTRLIRHAYGEGERYVPLVLRAQTLWDELAKQTEDRIFERTGVINLGPAHSAFLAGVERSAKAFNLDVEKLDATGITARWPEITVPDDYIGLFEAHSGVLHCETAIKTWIELAAKAGCAQLFNCPVEAITHDDNGITVTTIDGDYSASRLLVSAGTWVTRLLPDLPIQPVRKVFSWFQSDGRYSAQNKFPAFTGELPNGDQFYGFPSEKDALKIGKHNGGQAISSPEERKPFGAFPQDGSEAFSFLRTILPGVGGLLYGAACTYDNTPDEDFIIDTLPGHDNTLLITGLSGHGFKFASVLGEIAAQFAQGIAPQFDLTPFSLSRFNG from the coding sequence ATGAGATACGACTTAATCATTATTGGCAGCGGCTCCGTAGGATCTGCCGCAGGCTATTACGCAACACAGGCTGGTCTGAAGGTTCTGATGATCGATAGCCATCTGCCTCCTCATGCGGAAGGCAGCCATCATGGCGATACCCGCCTCATCCGCCATGCGTACGGTGAAGGTGAACGCTACGTTCCGCTGGTGCTTCGCGCCCAGACGCTGTGGGATGAACTGGCGAAACAGACCGAAGATCGTATTTTCGAGCGTACGGGCGTCATCAACCTGGGCCCGGCACATTCTGCGTTTCTCGCTGGCGTCGAACGCAGCGCGAAAGCGTTTAATCTGGACGTTGAGAAGCTGGACGCGACGGGCATTACCGCACGCTGGCCCGAAATTACCGTCCCGGACGATTATATTGGCCTCTTTGAAGCCCACTCCGGGGTGCTCCATTGCGAAACGGCGATCAAAACCTGGATCGAGCTTGCTGCGAAGGCAGGCTGCGCGCAGCTATTCAACTGTCCGGTAGAGGCCATCACCCATGATGATAATGGCATCACGGTCACCACTATTGACGGCGATTATTCAGCGTCCCGCCTGCTGGTCAGCGCAGGTACCTGGGTTACCCGCCTGCTGCCCGATCTGCCGATCCAGCCGGTGCGCAAGGTCTTCTCCTGGTTCCAGTCGGATGGCCGTTACAGCGCCCAGAATAAATTCCCGGCCTTCACCGGCGAATTACCCAACGGCGACCAGTTCTACGGCTTCCCGTCAGAAAAAGACGCGCTGAAAATCGGTAAACACAACGGCGGCCAGGCGATCTCCTCCCCTGAAGAGCGTAAACCTTTCGGCGCCTTCCCACAGGATGGTTCAGAGGCCTTCTCGTTCCTGCGCACTATTCTTCCGGGCGTCGGTGGCTTGCTGTATGGCGCGGCCTGTACCTACGACAATACGCCGGATGAAGACTTTATCATTGATACGCTGCCGGGGCATGACAACACCCTGCTCATCACTGGACTGAGCGGCCACGGCTTTAAGTTTGCTTCCGTTCTGGGTGAAATCGCCGCGCAGTTTGCCCAGGGCATTGCGCCGCAGTTTGATCTGACGCCCTTCTCCCTCTCGCGTTTTAACGGATAA
- a CDS encoding Kdo(2)-lipid IV(A) acyltransferase produces MTQLPKFTAALLHPRYWLTWLGIGFLWLLVQLPYPVIFRLGKFLGRFAQLFMKRRARIAYRNLELCFPQMSDSERHNMVAKNFESVGMGLMETGMAWFWPDKRMARWSEVTGTGMDPVHTLQANQTGVLLIGVHFLTLEIGARMFGMQAPGIGVYRPNDNPVIDLIQTNGRMRSNKSMIDRKDLKGMIRALKSGEVVWYAPDHDYGPQASVFVPFFAVEEAATTTGTWMLARMSKSAIVPFVPRRKPDGSGYELMMLEPELAPPLDDAETTARWMNGIVEKCIMLAPEQYMWLHRRFKTRPKGTPSRY; encoded by the coding sequence ATGACCCAGTTACCAAAATTTACTGCCGCCCTTTTGCATCCCCGCTATTGGTTGACCTGGCTTGGCATCGGCTTTTTATGGCTTCTGGTACAGCTTCCCTACCCTGTTATTTTTCGGTTGGGTAAATTTCTGGGCCGTTTCGCACAACTGTTTATGAAGCGTCGCGCCAGAATCGCGTACCGCAACCTTGAGCTGTGTTTTCCGCAGATGAGCGACTCAGAGCGTCACAATATGGTCGCGAAGAACTTCGAATCCGTTGGGATGGGCCTTATGGAAACCGGCATGGCGTGGTTCTGGCCGGACAAACGCATGGCCCGCTGGAGCGAGGTAACGGGAACCGGCATGGATCCCGTGCATACGCTTCAGGCCAACCAGACGGGCGTTCTGCTGATCGGCGTCCATTTTCTGACGCTCGAAATCGGGGCGCGTATGTTCGGCATGCAGGCGCCCGGCATTGGCGTTTATCGCCCTAACGATAACCCGGTCATCGATTTAATCCAGACCAACGGCCGCATGCGCTCCAACAAAAGCATGATCGACCGTAAAGATCTGAAGGGAATGATCCGTGCGCTGAAATCCGGCGAAGTGGTCTGGTATGCCCCCGACCACGACTATGGCCCACAGGCCAGCGTTTTTGTCCCCTTCTTCGCCGTTGAAGAGGCCGCCACAACCACCGGCACCTGGATGCTGGCGCGGATGTCCAAATCCGCCATCGTACCCTTTGTTCCCCGCCGCAAGCCTGACGGTTCGGGCTACGAGTTGATGATGCTGGAACCGGAACTCGCGCCGCCGCTTGACGATGCAGAAACCACCGCGCGCTGGATGAACGGTATCGTAGAGAAATGCATCATGCTCGCACCCGAGCAGTACATGTGGTTGCACCGCCGCTTTAAAACGCGGCCAAAAGGCACGCCGTCCCGCTATTGA
- a CDS encoding lipoprotein, with translation MKKIVLAAALIVSGLLVGCNQLTQYTVSEQEINQALEKHNNFSKDIGVPGLADAHIVLTNLTSQIGREEPNKVTLAGDADLDMSSLFGNQKANIKLKLKALPVFNKEKGAIFLQEMEVVDAKVSPDKMAPVLQTLMPYLNQSLRNYFNQQPAYVLSEDKSKGEALAKKYAKGIEVKPGEIIIPFTD, from the coding sequence ATGAAGAAAATTGTCTTAGCCGCGGCATTGATTGTCAGCGGCCTGCTGGTTGGCTGTAACCAGCTCACGCAATACACCGTCAGTGAACAGGAAATTAATCAGGCGCTGGAAAAACATAACAATTTCTCGAAAGACATTGGCGTACCGGGTCTTGCCGATGCGCATATCGTGCTCACAAACCTCACCAGTCAAATCGGACGTGAAGAGCCAAACAAAGTCACCCTGGCCGGTGATGCGGACCTCGATATGTCCTCCCTTTTTGGCAATCAGAAAGCCAACATCAAGCTCAAGCTGAAGGCACTCCCTGTTTTCAACAAAGAGAAAGGGGCGATTTTCCTGCAGGAGATGGAAGTGGTCGACGCGAAGGTGTCTCCGGACAAGATGGCGCCAGTTCTGCAAACCCTCATGCCCTATCTGAATCAGTCGCTGCGGAATTACTTTAACCAGCAGCCCGCGTACGTCTTAAGTGAAGACAAAAGCAAGGGTGAAGCTCTGGCGAAAAAATATGCAAAAGGTATAGAGGTGAAACCGGGCGAAATTATCATTCCTTTCACCGATTAA
- a CDS encoding DUF2770 family protein encodes MRKIVSFLMNNIREHFMLYLLLWALLAIIDFVYIVFY; translated from the coding sequence ATGCGCAAGATCGTTAGCTTTCTGATGAATAATATTCGCGAGCATTTTATGCTCTATCTCTTATTGTGGGCGCTGCTGGCCATTATTGATTTTGTTTACATTGTATTTTATTGA
- the bssS gene encoding biofilm formation regulator BssS: MEKNSEVIQTHPLVGWDISTVDSYDALMLRLHYQTPNQLNREEAEVGQTLWLTTDVARQFISILEAGIAKIESGDYQENEYKRH, encoded by the coding sequence ATGGAAAAGAATAGTGAAGTCATCCAGACCCACCCACTTGTTGGCTGGGATATCAGTACCGTAGATAGCTACGATGCGCTGATGCTGCGTTTGCACTACCAGACCCCAAATCAACTCAACCGTGAAGAAGCGGAAGTTGGACAGACGCTGTGGCTAACAACAGACGTCGCCCGTCAGTTTATTTCTATTTTAGAAGCAGGTATTGCAAAAATAGAATCTGGCGACTACCAGGAAAATGAGTATAAACGGCACTAA
- a CDS encoding cytochrome b produces MQWRNSSRRYGIISIALHWIFALAVYGMFGLGLWMVTLSYYDGWYHQAPELHKSIGVLLMLGLVFRVIWRHISPPPGAQKTHSKFTRVSAVAAHIALYALLFAILISGYLISTADGKPINVFGLFEVPATLSDAGVQADTAGVVHLWLAWSVVILSVLHGLAALKHHFIDKDDTLKRMLGRSSVDSGA; encoded by the coding sequence ATGCAATGGCGTAACTCTTCCCGGCGCTACGGAATAATATCCATAGCTTTGCACTGGATATTTGCTCTTGCCGTCTACGGTATGTTTGGACTTGGACTCTGGATGGTCACGCTCAGCTATTACGATGGCTGGTATCACCAGGCGCCGGAATTGCATAAAAGTATTGGTGTCCTGCTGATGCTGGGGCTGGTTTTCCGCGTGATCTGGCGGCACATTTCCCCACCGCCCGGCGCGCAAAAGACTCACAGCAAATTTACCCGCGTCAGCGCAGTCGCCGCGCATATTGCCCTTTATGCGCTGCTGTTTGCCATCCTGATTAGCGGCTATCTTATTTCGACGGCTGACGGTAAGCCGATTAACGTTTTTGGCCTGTTCGAGGTTCCGGCAACCCTTAGCGATGCCGGCGTTCAGGCCGACACGGCGGGGGTTGTTCACCTCTGGCTCGCCTGGAGCGTGGTGATTCTGTCCGTGCTGCACGGGCTTGCCGCCCTTAAACACCATTTTATTGATAAAGACGATACGCTAAAGCGCATGCTTGGCCGCTCGTCAGTTGACTCTGGAGCATAA